The sequence CAAGAACAGCTACAGTCTTATTTTCGAGCGAGTCGATAGCGTCCTCGAGTAGCCTGATAACGTGTTCGGGCATCCTGTCGTTGACTCGGTTCGCGATATCGATTAGCTCTGTTACACCAGACCCATCGCTCAGGAAATGCGGATCGACAGGAAGGCAATGCCCGCCTACTCCTGGACCTGGGCTCAAAATATCAACCCGTGGATGGTTGTTCGCGAGATTGATCGCAGACCGTACATCAATGCCGTAGTTCTCTGCGAGGAGTGCGAGCGTATTGGCATACGCGATACTGACGTTTCGCTCGGCGTTTTGTGCAAGTTTCACGAACTCGGCGGTCGTAGGGTCAGCGGCGACATGAATGTCTCCGGTCGTGAGCGGTTCATAAAGGGATTTGATGGCGTTAACCGAGGCCTCATCGACACCGCCGACGATTCGATCGTTGGTTCGGAGTTCTGTGAGCGTATTCCCTGGCATCACCGTCTCCGGCGTGTACCCCAAGTGTACATCTTCACCGATGTCGAGATTGCCTCTCGAAATGATCGGGGCCAACATTCCAGTCGTTGTTCCCGGCGGCACTGTTGACTCCAACACCACGGTGTCGTCCGACCTGAGAACGCCCGCCACGTTTCGTCCAGCATCCTTCACGTATGTCAGATCCGCCTCGTCGTTCATATCGTCGTACGGCGTTGGGACACAGATTATGTGTACATCAGCGGATTGGGGATGATGACTCGGCGTTAGATTGCACTCCAGCGCATCCTGAATGTACGACTCAAGTTCTGGTTCGCTAACTTTCGGATCACCCTCGTTGAGGTGATTGATTACATCCTCGTTGACATCGAAACCAATGACATCGATGCCTGAATTGGCGAACAGCGATGCGGTCGTGAGCCCGATATAGCCTAGCCCGTGGACGCAGATAGTCATGCTTTCTGTGCCCTCGATAGTTTTGTTATTGACTCGCAACGCTGTCGCCGTTCGAAATAGTCTGACGCTGACTCGTTCCGCATTGACCTACGAATGATATAGATTACCCTTTGTTATGCAGAAGTTGTCTCAAGTAAGAGAATCGACACTATGGTAAACCCAGACCTGAGAAGTGGGGTACGCCGTCTAATACGACC is a genomic window of Haloarcula sp. H-GB4 containing:
- a CDS encoding nucleotide sugar dehydrogenase; this translates as MTICVHGLGYIGLTTASLFANSGIDVIGFDVNEDVINHLNEGDPKVSEPELESYIQDALECNLTPSHHPQSADVHIICVPTPYDDMNDEADLTYVKDAGRNVAGVLRSDDTVVLESTVPPGTTTGMLAPIISRGNLDIGEDVHLGYTPETVMPGNTLTELRTNDRIVGGVDEASVNAIKSLYEPLTTGDIHVAADPTTAEFVKLAQNAERNVSIAYANTLALLAENYGIDVRSAINLANNHPRVDILSPGPGVGGHCLPVDPHFLSDGSGVTELIDIANRVNDRMPEHVIRLLEDAIDSLENKTVAVLGITYKGNVSDTRNSPGLEIAKLLGTVTVDTRPAMDGGWDEGSVTIHDPRATDSRLQLETLETAVRDADAVIFGAAHDEFVDLNPEAIRSKMAGRTVIDPVDVIDANRWAEHGFDVRTI